The genome window GCGTTCTTTCAGCACGTATCCGGTAGCCCCCGCCCGCAATGCGGCAAGAATCGCATCTTCCGTGCACCAGGCGGAAATAACCAGGATGGCCAGGGCCGGGTCGGCGGCATGCATCTCAGCGATCAGTTCGATGCCGCTGCCATCGGGCAGACCCAGGTCAACGAGCGCCAGCGCAACGGGTTGGCTTTCCAGACAGGCCCGCGCTTCGGCCAGGGAAGCGGCGAAGATCAGTGCGTCCGGCTGGTAACCAAGCTGCGCCAGCAAGCCTTCCAGTCTGCGGCAGACCATGGGCTCGTCTTCCACCAGCAACACCGGGGCAGGCAAAGAGAACTCGGGAGCAAGTAGATTGGCGGACATGGGGGCGGGAAGAGCGGAGGGGATTGGCCGACGCTAATTGTGACGGGGACGGATGAGGTTGACCATCCCTGGTTATAGGTATTTTGCGGTCAGGCAATGGCTTTGACGCCGCCGATGCAAGGCGCTGCCCGGTTTTTTATCAGGGTCATCCCTAAAGTCCCCCGGTCCTATGCCGTAATTTCAACGTAGCAGTCGGGATTCCCGGCGGACCAGGATACTCGTGTCCTCCGACATGGGCAGTTGCTGTAAGAAGACAAGCATGAAAATCACCTCGTTGCGCAATCGGATCTTATTGATCACGTGCTTTACCGTTGTAGGCGCCCTGGTTCTTTCCGGGGTAACCACCTACCAGATCGTGCGCAGCAACATGATGGACACCATCTCGGGCAATCTGGATGCGATTGCCGCCGGCAACGCCAGCGCAATTGAGCGCTGGTCGGCCGATAAGGCCCAAGCGGTGTCCGCCACCGCGAATGTGGTGGAAAAGGGTGATCCGCGCGGCCTGACCAAGCTGATGGGCGAGACCAACGGTTTCCCGATTTCCACAATCGGCTGGTCCGATAAGACTTTCTTTTCTACCACCCAGGTAGCAGCTGACTACGACCCCACGGCACGCCCCTGGTACAAGAGCGCCGTCGCCGCCGGCAAGCTGACGGTGACCAAGCCGTATGGCGATTCGGGCACGGGCAAGCTCTATGTGGCCTTTACCGCACCGCTGATCCGTAGCGGACAGACGGTCGGCGTACTGAGTGGCGCTGTGCCGCTGGATGGCATCCAGAGCATCATCAAGGCCATCCGCCCCACGCCTTCCAGCATCGCCTTCGTGGTTGCCAACGATGGGCAGGTGATTTCGCACGTGGACGAAAAGCTGGCGCTCAAGCCGTCGACGGACGTCGCGGCTGAACTGACGCCTGCCGCCCTGGCGGCCATGGCGCGTGACGGTGCGCAACCCATCACGGTCAGCCTTGGCGGCGAAGAAAAATTGCTGAAAGCCCGCCACATCCCGGGCACAGACTGGTCGCTGGTGATCGCGCTTGACCGCGCCGAAGCCACTGCCGGATTGACGCAGGTCTTGAATGCCACGCTGATTTCCGTGGTTGTGCTGACCCTGTTGGCCGTTGGGATCGCCAGCGTGGTGACGTCTCGCGCATTCAAGCGCTTGTCGGCGGTGCGAGACGCGATGGACACTATCGGGTCTGGCGACGGTGACATGACGCACCGTTTGGCGGTTGTTGGCCATGACGAAGTCGCGCAGATTTCGTCGTCATTCAACGCGTTTGTCGACAAAATCAGCCACGTGATGCTGGACGTGCGCACGGGCGTGCAATCGATGTCGGCTGCCACGAGCGAAATCGAAATGGGCAACCGCGACTTGTCGCAGCGTACGGAAACGTCCGCAGGTTCCTTGCAGGAAACCTCGTCGGCCCTGACGCAATTGACTTCCAGCGTCAGGCAGACGGAAGAAACCGCCGAACACGCCACCCGCCTGGCCACGCAAGCCAGCTCGGCTGCCGAGCGCGGCGGCCAGGTGGTGACGGACGCTGTCACGACAATGAGCGCGATTTCGCAGTCGTCGCAACGCATTACCGAAATCATCAGCGTGATTGACGGCATTGCCTTCCAGACCAACATTCTGGCGCTGAACGCGGCTGTCGAAGCAGCGCGTGCCGGCGAACAGGGACGTGGCTTCGCGGTGGTGGCAGGCGAGGTGCGGACCTTGGCGCAACGCAGCGCCGCGTCGGCGCAGGAAATCCGCACGCTGATCCAGGCATCGGTTGAGAACGTGAAGAGCGGCACCGAGCGCGTGCAGGCAGCGGGTTCCACCATGACCGAGATTGTGGAAGGCATCACGCGTGTCCAGCGCCTGGTTACCGAGATTCATGGCGCCATGGCCGAGCAAAGCGTGGGCATCAGCCAGATCGACCGCAGCGTGTCCGACATGGATCAGGCAACGCAGCAAAACGCTGCGCTGGTGGAAGAGTCCGCCGCGGCATCCGCGATGCTGAACGATCAGGCGCGCGGGCTGGCCCAGACGGTGTCGCTGTTCAAACTGCGCGCCGACACGCAGGGCGCGGCTTCCAAAGCGCTGGCCCTGTCCCATTCCGCGGCCGCGTATTGATGTGAACCGCCTGCAGCTGTCCGAACTGATAGGCGCCTTGAGTCATGCCTTGGACATCACCGAGGGGCAACCAGAAGGGCACTGCATCCGTTGTTGCTGGATAGGGATGCACGTCGGCCGCGAGTTGGGCCTGTCGGACGATGAGCTGTGGGGCCTGTATTACACGCTGCTGCTCAAAGATCTGGGCTGCAGCAGTAATGCAGCGCGGATCTGCGAGCTGTATCTGACCGACGACCTGTCGTTCAAACGGGACTTCAAACTGGTAGGCGACAGCCTGCCAAAAGTTCTGAGTTTTGTGTTTTCACACACGGGTATCAAGACGCCGCTGGCTGAACGCTTCCGCAGCATCTTGAACATCATGCGCAATGGCGGCGAGTTTGCGCAGGAACTGATCCAGACCCGCTGCCAGCGCGGCGCGGAAATCGCCAAGCTGCTGCGTTTTCCCGCATCCGTGTCGGAAGGCATCTACAGCCTGGACGAGCACTACAACGGCAAGGGCCGGCCGCAGGGCCTGGCCGGCAACCGCATTCCGCTGTATTCACGCATTGCGTTGCTGGCTCAGGTAATCGACGTCTTTCATACGTCAGGCGGCGCCCAGGCGGCGCTGGACGAAATCCGCCTGCGCGCGGGCCAATGGTTCGACCCCCAACTGGTCAAGGCATTTTCCGCTTGCGCCGATGCCGAATTTTGGGAAGTGCTGGCGTCTTCGGACATTGATGCAGCGGTGCTGGCATTGGAGCCCGCGTCCCACGTGGTCACGCTGGATGACGACTACCTGGACGACATCGCGGCAGCGTTTGGCCAGATTGTGGATTCCAAAAGCCCCTACACCAGCGGACATAGCGTGCGCGTTGCGCTGTACGTCGATCTGATCGCAGAAGGGCTGGGCGTGGATGCCGGGCGGCGGCGCTGGCTCAAGCGCGGGGCGCTCTTGCACGACGTAGGAAAGCTTGGCGTCAGTAACAGCATTTTGGACAAACCTGGCAAGCTGGACGAAGACGAATGGACGGCAGTGCGTGCGCACGCGGCCTATACCGAATCCATCTTGTCGCGCATTGCCGCATTCCGCGAGTTGGCCGATGTGTCCGGTGCGCATCACGAGCGTCTGGATGGCAAGGGTTACCCCCGGGGCTTAGTGGCAGACGAGATCGGTCTGGAAACGCGCATCATCACTTGTGCCGATATTTTCGATGCGATCACAGCGGAACGGCCCTATCGCGGTGCGACGCCGGTTGAAAAAACGCTACAGATCATGAGTGAAAACGTGGGTTCCGCGATTGATGCC of Achromobacter seleniivolatilans contains these proteins:
- a CDS encoding LuxR C-terminal-related transcriptional regulator produces the protein MSANLLAPEFSLPAPVLLVEDEPMVCRRLEGLLAQLGYQPDALIFAASLAEARACLESQPVALALVDLGLPDGSGIELIAEMHAADPALAILVISAWCTEDAILAALRAGATGYVLKERDDIEVSLSLRSVLRGGAPIDPFVARRIIDELRPRPAEQSETSSDEILSPRENQILRLVAEGLANREIAEQLFLSRYTVECHIKHIYRKLAVSSRTRAVHAARSRGLLD
- a CDS encoding methyl-accepting chemotaxis protein; amino-acid sequence: MKITSLRNRILLITCFTVVGALVLSGVTTYQIVRSNMMDTISGNLDAIAAGNASAIERWSADKAQAVSATANVVEKGDPRGLTKLMGETNGFPISTIGWSDKTFFSTTQVAADYDPTARPWYKSAVAAGKLTVTKPYGDSGTGKLYVAFTAPLIRSGQTVGVLSGAVPLDGIQSIIKAIRPTPSSIAFVVANDGQVISHVDEKLALKPSTDVAAELTPAALAAMARDGAQPITVSLGGEEKLLKARHIPGTDWSLVIALDRAEATAGLTQVLNATLISVVVLTLLAVGIASVVTSRAFKRLSAVRDAMDTIGSGDGDMTHRLAVVGHDEVAQISSSFNAFVDKISHVMLDVRTGVQSMSAATSEIEMGNRDLSQRTETSAGSLQETSSALTQLTSSVRQTEETAEHATRLATQASSAAERGGQVVTDAVTTMSAISQSSQRITEIISVIDGIAFQTNILALNAAVEAARAGEQGRGFAVVAGEVRTLAQRSAASAQEIRTLIQASVENVKSGTERVQAAGSTMTEIVEGITRVQRLVTEIHGAMAEQSVGISQIDRSVSDMDQATQQNAALVEESAAASAMLNDQARGLAQTVSLFKLRADTQGAASKALALSHSAAAY
- a CDS encoding HD-GYP domain-containing protein; this translates as MNRLQLSELIGALSHALDITEGQPEGHCIRCCWIGMHVGRELGLSDDELWGLYYTLLLKDLGCSSNAARICELYLTDDLSFKRDFKLVGDSLPKVLSFVFSHTGIKTPLAERFRSILNIMRNGGEFAQELIQTRCQRGAEIAKLLRFPASVSEGIYSLDEHYNGKGRPQGLAGNRIPLYSRIALLAQVIDVFHTSGGAQAALDEIRLRAGQWFDPQLVKAFSACADAEFWEVLASSDIDAAVLALEPASHVVTLDDDYLDDIAAAFGQIVDSKSPYTSGHSVRVALYVDLIAEGLGVDAGRRRWLKRGALLHDVGKLGVSNSILDKPGKLDEDEWTAVRAHAAYTESILSRIAAFRELADVSGAHHERLDGKGYPRGLVADEIGLETRIITCADIFDAITAERPYRGATPVEKTLQIMSENVGSAIDADCFQALKTALGRVPQEQFAAH